The Garra rufa chromosome 8, GarRuf1.0, whole genome shotgun sequence genome has a segment encoding these proteins:
- the col18a1a gene encoding collagen type XVIII alpha 1 chain a — MQQCSSNLQGSGDYGASGDGDRPPPVQPTPPSSRPIQQPPVTSRPLVERQQSGSVDSSWQTSGSYGDSRQISGSYGSSRKTSGDSRKTSVSYGDSRRTSGSYGDSEQTSGSYGDSQKNSGSSGGSRPSSGSYGGSRQTSGSYGDSRQTLDSVDITRQASGSYDGSRQATNSLRPSGSAGDGVRYSVESSLGSAGPTGARGEKGDRGEKGTKGDRGLVGPKGDSGSGSVSTGGARGEKGDAGEKGMKGNPGFGYPGSKGDRGPAGPPGPPGPPGPSAEVEERGDGSVVQRVPGPRGPPGPPGPTGPAGADGEPGDPGEDGKAGQVGPPGFPGTPGSPGLKGDKGDRGESQPGPRGPPGPPGPPGPLSRSDRPTFVDMEGSGFDMDSVRAMPGLPGLPGPPGPPGPPGLPGSGSSGSVGFGPPGPPGQNGAPGQPGLPGSPGADGKPGLSGPKGEKGDGGELGLPGPVGEKGAKGSPGSTGPAGEGGLAGLPGPMGPVGPPGPPGPPGPGYNVGFDDMEGSGVHFSSVPGVRGPIGIQGPPGVPGPQGKPGIPGFPGEKGSEGLQGKDGQPGLDGFPGPQGPRGDKGDRGDRGEPGRDGSGLPGPPGPPGQPGQIIYRYSENYDETGGAGPQGGAGVPGQAGFPGPMGPKGDRGEPGPPGYGIKGDKGEPGVILGSDGNPLYFGGLTGQKGERGLSGPVGPPGPVGPSGLKGEFGMPGRPGRPGVNGYKGEKGEPGSGSGYAYPGPPGPPGPPGPPGPPVPLDRFGRYEDYSRNFPATKGEKGDQGSPGVPGSPGISSNFDIYAFKNEMKGERGESGLKGEKGEPGGGFYDPRFGAVQGPPGNPGLPGPKGDSIRGPPGPQGPPGSPGVGYDGRPGNPGPPGPPGPPGSPSLPGAYRPQLSIPGPPGPPGPPGIPGTGSGVTFLRSYDIMMATARRQTEGALIYILDRNDLYLRVRDGVRQVMLGDYKPLYGELDNEVAAVQPPPVVHYSQDHTANNGAEQISPPHPPIEFPSREPENRNPNPPDTRYPDPRYPPYTDNRYTDPVQPHRYPVQPERNPITPARRPSPPVNQPEGHIHTSGPGLHLIALNSPQVGNMRGIRGADFLCFQQARAVGLKGTFRAFLSSKLQDLYSIVRKSDRETLPIVNLKDQVLFRSWESLFSDSESRMKDNAPIYSFDGRDVLRDSAWPEKMIWHGSNGRGHRQTDNYCETWRAGDRAVTGLASSLQAGQLLQQTSSSCSSSYIVLCIENSYMTQSKK, encoded by the exons GCTCAGTCGATTCCTCTTGGCAAACGTCTGGCTCCTACGGTGATTCTCGACAAATATCCGGCTCATATGGCAGTTCTCGAAAAACATCTGGGGATTCCCGAAAAACTTCTGTCTCCTACGGTGATTCACGCCGAACATCCGGCTCATATGGTGATTCTGAACAAACTTCTGGTTCATATGGTGATTCCCAAAAAAACTCTGGCTCGTCTGGTGGTTCTCGACCGTCATCTGGCTCATATGGTGGTTCTCGACAAACTTCTGGCTCATACGGTGACTCTCGACAAACGCTTGACTCAGTCGATATTACCAGGCAAGCTTCAGGGTCATATGATGGCTCTAGACAAGCTACAAACTCTCTAAGACCGTCAGGCTCAGCTGGCGATGGCGTACGTTATTCTGTGGAGTCCAGCCTTGGTTCTGCAGGTCCAACAG GTGCAAGAGGAGAGAAAGGAGACAGAGGAGAAAAGGGTACCAAAGGTGACAGAGGTCTTGTGGGGCCAAAGGGCGATTCAGGATCTGGATCTGTGTCTACTGGCGGTGCAAGAGGAGAGAAG GGTGACGCAGGAGAGAAAGGAATGAAG GGCAATCCTGGTTTTGGTTATCCTGGATCAAAGGGTGACCGTGGCCCTGCTGGGCCTCCAGGGCCTCCTGGTCCCCCAGGGCCCAGTGCAGAGGTAGAAGAGCGGGGAGATGGGTCAGTTGTACAGAGGGTGCCAGGACCAAGGGGACCACCTGGACCACCAGGACCCACTGGCCCTGCTGGAGCTGATGGGGAGCCG GGTGACCCTGGTGAAGATGGAAAAGCT GGCCAAGTTGGACCTCCTGGTTTTCCTGGAACTCCTGGAAGTCCTGGACTCAAAGGAGATAAG GGAGATCGAGGTGAAAGTCAACCAGGACCTCGTGGGCCTCCAGGGCCTCCTGGCCCACCGGGACCACTGTCTCGCTCTGATAGGCCT ACATTTGTGGACATGGAGGGCTCTGGATTTGATATGGACAGTGTACGG GCAATGCCTGGTTTGCCTGGTCTACCTGGTCCTCCTGGCCCCCCTGGTCCCCCTGGTCTACCTGGCTCTGGGTCTTCAGGCTCTGTTGGTTTTGGCCCTCCTGGTCCTCCTGGGCAAAATGGAGCTCCAGGTCAACCG ggACTTCCAGGTTCACCAGGTGCTGATGGAAAACCAGGCTTATCTGGCCCAAAAGGAGAGAAG GGTGATGGCGGTGAGCTGGGCCTTCCTGGACCTGTGGGAGAGAAG ggtgCCAAAGGTTCTCCTGGTTCCACTGGCCCTGCTGGAGAGGGTGGACTTGCTGGTCTTCCAGGACCAATGGGACCTGTTGGACCTCCAGGGCCACCTGGTCCTCCTGGCCCAGGCTATAATGTTGGTTTT GATGATATGGAGGGCTCTGGTGTTCACTTCAGTTCAGTTCCTGGAGTAAGAGGACCAATAGGAATCcag GGACCTCCTGGTGTCCCAGGACCTCAA GGTAAGCCTGGTATCCCAGGATTTCCTGGTGAGAAAGGCAGTGAGGGACTTCAGGGAAAAGATGGCCAGCCTGGTTTGGATGGCTTCCCTGGACCACAG GGACCAAGGGGTGACAAGGGAGACCGAGGCGACAGG GGTGAACCTGGTCGAGATGGATCTGGACTTCCAGGTCCACCTGGCCCTCCTGGACAACCTGGACAAATTATTTATCGCTATTCTGAAAAT TATGATGAAACTGGAGGAGCAGGGCCTCAG GGTGGTGCTGGTGTTCCTGGTCAAGCAGGTTTCCCA GGCCCAATGGGACCAAAGGGTGATAGAGGAGAGCCTGGTCCACCAGGCTATGGCATTAAG GGGGACAAAGGAGAACCCGGAGTTATTCTTGGATCTGATGGAAACCCACTTTACTTTGGTGGATTGACAGGCCAAaag GGTGAGAGAGGGCTTTCTGGACCAGTTGGACCTCCt GGTCCAGTTGGACCTTCTGGTTTGAAAGGTGAATTTGGAATGCCAGGCAGACCC GGCCGCCCAGGTGTGAATGGATACAAAGGAGAGAAGGGAGAGCCAGGGTCTGGTTCTGGATATGCCTACCCA GGTCCCCCTGGTCCCCCAGGACCCCCTGGTCCCCCTGGACCTCCTGTGCCCTTGGACAGATTTGGT agatATGAAGATTATTCGAGGAACTTTCCAG CTACGAAAGGAGAGAAAGGAGACCAGGGATCTCCTGGTGTTCCAGGATCGCCAG GCATTTCCTCTAACTTTGATATATATGCCTTCAAG AATGAGATGAAGGGGGAGCGTGGTGAGTCAGGTCTTAAAGGAGAGAAAGGAGAGCCAGGAGGTGGTTTTTATGACCCTCGTTTTGGAGCTGTACAAGGACCACCAGGAAACCCTGGACTTCCT GGACCTAAAGGTGACTCAATCAGAGGTCCCCCTGGACCGCAGGGGCCACCAGGATCACCTGGAGTTGGTTATGATGGTCGTCCAGGAAACCCAGGACCTCCTGGACCCCCTGGTCCTCCAGGGTCACCATCATTGCCAGGAGCCTACCGACCAC aACTCAGTATTCCCGGACCTCCAGGTCCCCCCGGCCCACCTGGAATTCCTGGCACTGGATCTGGA GTGACTTTCTTGAGGTCTTATGACATAATGATGGCTACGGCACGCAGACAGACGGAAGGTGCTTTGATTTACATTTTGGACAGAAATGATCTCTACCTCAGAGTTCGGGATGGTGTCAGACAAGTGATG CTTGGAGATTATAAACCCCTTTATGGAGAGCTG GACAATGAAGTGGCAGCGGTCCAGCCGCCTCCTGTTGTACACTATTCCCAAGACCACACGGCTAACAATGGAGCAGAGCAGATTTCTCCACCACACCCGCCGATCGAGTTTCCAAGCAGGGAGCCAGAGAATAGAAACCCCAATCCGCCTGACACCCGTTACCCAGATCCACGATACCCACCCTACACTGATAACAGGTACACTGATCCTGTACAACCACACAGATACCCAGTACAACCTGAGAGGAACCCCATCACTCCAGCCCGCCGTCCAAGCCCCCCTGTCAATCAACCTGAAGGCCACATCCACACTTCTGGACCAGGG TTGCATCTTATTGCCCTGAATTCTCCACAAGTGGGCAACATGAGAGGCATTCGTGGGGCAGACTTCCTGTGCTTCCAGCAAGCTCGCGCCGTGGGCCTGAAGGGAACGTTCAGAGCCTTCCTGTCTTCCAAACTTCAGGATCTCTACAGCATCGTCCGCAAATCCGACAGAGAGACATTACCAATTGTTAACCTCAAG GATCAAGTCCTTTTCAGAAGCTGGGAGTCTCTCTTCAGTGACTCAGAGAGCAGGATGAAGGACAATGCTCCTATCTACTCGTTTGATGGCAGAGATGTCCTGCGGGACAGTGCCTG GCCAGAGAAGATGATCTGGCATGGCTCCAATGGCAGGGGTCACAGGCAGACGGATAACTACTGTGAGACATGGAGGGCCGGAGACCGTGCAGTGACAGGCTTGGCCTCATCTCTGCAGGCTGGCCAACTCCTCCAGCAGACCTCCAGCAGCTGCTCCAGTTCTTACATCGTGCTGTGCATCGAGAACAGCTACATGACACAATCCAAGAAATAA